CGAACGCCATCCGGGCCGGGATCATCACGCCGACGACCAAGACGATGATCGAGGATGCCGAGCGGCGTGTGGCCGCACTGGAGCAGGCCGCTCGCGACGTCCGGCGGCATTCCGCGCCCGTAGTCTCGGTGAAGTCTGTGGTTACGGGCTATCTCACAAACCTGCGAGAGATGTTGGGGACGAACGTGGACGAGGCCCGCCGACTGTTGGCGCGCGCCCTCGACAAGATCGTTCTGCAACGCGACGGACACCGCTTGGTGGCTGAGATCACCGGCAATTTTGCGGGCATCCTGCCTATGGGAGAGGCCGTGTTCGGTAGCGATGGTGCCGGGAGGGGGATTTGAACCCCCACGGGTTGCCCCACACGCCCCTCAAACGTGCGCGTCTGCCAGGTTCCGCCATCCCGGCACGTGATGCCGTCGCGCAACCAGCGCCACGGCATCTCTGTGCGACCCCATTATACGAACCGCTCGAGAAAAGTGTCAATCGCGGAGTCGTGGACCGGATTTGCGCTCCTAAGGACGCGACACGTCCCCGACCCATCGGACCGGGCCGGGTGATGGCTCGGATCCTAGGGGCGCAACCTCGCACTCGGCGTCCGCCCGGGAGTTCGACCGCGCTTCGCAAGCGGTCTGCCATTTACCTCGCGGAGGTCCATCGTCATGTCGATTGGGGACGCCGAGCTCACGTGGCTGCCCACGCCGAAGGCATCGGCCCCCGATTCGGTCAGTGCACGAATACGTTCGGGTGTGAGCCCTCCCGAGACAAAGATCTGAACGTCCTTGTGCCCCGCGAGATCCAATCGGCTTCGCACTTCTCGAACCAAATCTGGCGTGACACTTCCCCGTTCCCGAGGGGTATCCAATCGGATCGCATTCAGATCCCGCCCGAGCGCCTCCGCGACACGGAGCGCCTCTACAGCTTCGTCCGTAAACGTATCGACGAGGACCAGACGGGGAACGCGCTCGGGCATCTGCTCGTGATATGCCGTGGCCGCCCGCACCGTATCGCCCACAATCAGGATGAACGCATGCGGCATCGTCCCGACCGGCTGCTGACCCGCGAGCTTGGCACCAAGGATGCAGGCCGCTCCCCGCATGCCTCCAATCAACGCCGCCCGCTCCATCACCGGCGCCACGGCGGGGTGAACGTGGCGCGCGCCGAAGACGTATGTAGGTTTCCCCGCAGCCGCGGTCACGATCTCCTGCGCGGCCGTTGCCCACCCACTCGGCTGAGCAAGCATGCCCAGGAGCACCGTCTCAAACATGCCGAACTGTGCGTACGGCCCTTCGATTCGTATGACGATCTCTCGGGCAGAAAACCGCTCTCCCTCAGCGAGGCTATGGATCTTTACCCCGCGGTCTCGGAGGAGGTATCGGAGCTCCTCGACTCCCACAAAGACCCCATCATGGCTGGGGAACACCTCCGCGACCACAGGGGTCTCGGCCAGTCCCATTGATCGAAGGATCTCCATAGTCCGGACAAAATAGATGTCGGTGGTCAGGCCGGCGAGGATCTCCCGGTGGGTCGCGCTGTGCAGACGTCGCGTCCCGTCAACAACATAACGGTGCACGTCCTCGATCGAGGACAGCGGTGGAAGTTCGCGGGTCACAGAACGCTAGGGAAACAACCGGCCGTAGTGGGTCAACACCAAGTACAGGGACGTCGCACCAAAAAGAATCGCCAACGACGATGTCACCCGAAGCAGCAGAGTTTCCCGGGGTTTCGGCCCGTGGAATAACCTGGCCCCTCCGCCCCCGATCGAACCGAGCCCCTCCCCCTTGGGTCCCTGGAGCACGATCACGCCGATGACCGCCACCGCAAACACAAAATGAAAGATGAGGACCACGTTCGTCACCAGCGCACCTCCACGATTAACCCATTAACAGTACCACAAGGCGCGGGGGTTCGTCACCCCGTTGCCGCCCGAACGATGGCGGCGAACGCTTGGCTGTCCAAACTGGCTCCGCCGACGAGGGCACCGTCGATCTCGGGCTGCTCGAAAAACTCACGAATGTTGTCGGGTTTGACGCTTCCGCCGTAGAGGATCCGCACCTCCCCCGCGGCGGCTGCCGCTCCCCCCGCCGCGAGCACCCGGCGCACCACCCCCGCGACCCGGCCCGCCTCCGCCCCGGTGGCGGTCTGCCCGGTGCCGATCGCCCACACCGGCTCGTACGCCACAACGAGGCGCGGGAGGTCCGGTGCCGCCATCTCGCGAACTGCCGCACGCACCTGCCGGGTGATCACCCCATCGGTCTCCCCTGCCTGTCGCTCTTCGAGGCGCTCGCCGACGCAGACGATCGGGACGAGGCCGCCGGCGAACGCCGAGCGCACTTTCCGTCCGACCGCCTCGTCGCTCTCCCCAAAGTACAGACGGCGCTCAGAGTGGCCGATCAGTACCGCACGGCAGCCAACGTCAACAAGCATTGCCGCACTGATCTCGCCGGTAAAGGCCCCCTGTGGCTCCCAGTGCATCGTCTGTCCACCGAGAACGAACGTCGTACCGCGGAGTGCCTCCGCAACAGCAGCCAGAGCGGTGGCCGGTGGACAGATCACGACTTCCACGCCGCGCAGATCCCGGAGGGCGGCCTTGACCTCGGCGACCAAGCGGAGGCCCTGGGGGACCGTCATGTGCATTTTCCAATTGGCGGCGATGAGGGGAGTTCGCACGGTCAGGTGGCGTCCTCGAGCACGGCGACACCCGGGAGGACCTTACCTTCCATGAACTCCAGTGTGGCGCCGCCGCCGGTACTGACATGCGTCATCTTGTCCGCATACCCAAACTGCTCGACCGCCGACGCGGTGTCCCCACCGCCAACGATCGACTCGGCGCACGACTCCGCCACCGCTTTCGCGATTGCCCGCGTGCCACCGGAGAACGGGGCAAGCTCGAACACACCCATCGGCCCGTTCCAAAGGACGGTCCCAGCCCCCGCAATCGGGGCGCCAAATGCCGCCTCGGTCCGCAAACCGATGTCGAGCCCCATCCACCCGTCGGGGATAGCTCGGGCACTGACGGTCCGCACCTCCGCATCGGCCGCCGGACGCTGGGCCGCGATGACGTCCAGCGGGAGCAGCAGGCGGACTCCTCGGTCGTTCGCCTCCCCCATCAACTCGCCGGCCAAGTCGAGTTTGTCCTCCTCGCAGAGCGACCCGCCAATCTGGCCGCCGGAGGCCCGGAGGAACGTGTAGCACATCCCCCCGCCGATCAGCATCGACTGGGCGAGCCGAAGCAGATTGCGGATGACCCCGATCTTGTCCTCCACCTTCTTGCCGCCAAGGATGACCACCAGTGGCTTCGTGGGCGCTTCGAGGACCTTTCCGAGGAACAAGAGTTCCCGTTCCATCAGGAGCCCCGCAACGGCGGGGAGGATCTTTGCCACCCCCACGGTGCTGGCGTGGGCGCGGTGGGCGGTGCCGAAGGCGTCGTTCACGTAGATCTGCGCGGTGCTGGCGAGGGCGCGGGCGAAGGCGGGGTCGTTGGCCTCCTCCTCCTTATGAAACCGCAGGTTCTCGAGGAGGACCACATCCCCGGGTGCCAACGCCCCTACCGCGGCATCGACCTCGGGGCCGACGCAGTCATCGAACTTGGGGACCGGCCGATGCAGCAGTTCCGCCAACCGCCGCGCCACAGGGTCCATCCGAAGGGCGGGATCGGGGCCCTTCGGCCGGCCCAGGTGCGAGGCGAGAATGACCGCGGCCCCGTGATCGCGGAGATAAGCAATCGTCGGCAGCGCCGCCGTGATCCGATGATCGTCCGAGATCCGCCCCTGCTCGATCGGAACATTGAAATCAACCCGGACGAAGACCCGCCGACCGGAGACGTCGATGTCGCGAACGGTCTTCTTTCTCACAACCCTCGGCTGCTCATGTAGACGACGAGGTCGGCGACCCGGCACGAGTAGCCCCACTCGTTGTCGTACCAGGAGAGCACCTTGACCGCGTCCCCCACCACCATCGTGGACAGGGCATCGACGATCCCGCTGTGGGGGTCACCCTTGAAGTCCATGGAGACGAGCGGCTCTTCGGAATATCCGAGGTATCCCTTCAGCTCCTCGCCGGCCGCGCGCTTATAGGCCCGGTTGATCTCCTCGGCGGTGGCCGGCTTGTCGAGCGTTACGGTGAGATCGACGACCGACACCGTGGGCGTGGGCACACGGAGCGCCAGCCCGTTGAGTTTGCCTTTCAATTCCGGCAACACGAGGGAAATCGCCTTCGCCGCCCCGGTCGTCGTCGGAATGATGTTCAGCGCGGCCGCGCGAGCGCGGCGGAGGTCGTGGTGCACGACATCCAGGATCACCTGATCGTTCGTGTAGGAGTGCACCGTGTTCATAAACCCCGAGCGGATCCCGAAGTTTCGACTCAGCACCATCGCGGTCACCGACAAGCAGTTGGTCGTACAGGACCCGTTACTGACGATCTTGTGCTTCGCGGGATCGTAGGCGGTGTGGTTCACCCCCATGTTCACCGTCACGTCCTCGCCCGTCGCGGGCGCGCTGATCACGACGCGCTTGGCGCCCCCTTCGAGATGCCCCGCTGCTTTCTTGGCATCGGTGAACCGGCCGGTCGATTCGACGACGAGCTCCACGCCGCGATCCTTCCAGGGGAGCTTGGCCGGCTCTCGCTCGGAGAGCACCTCGATCCGCCGCCCGTTGATCACAATCCGGCCGTCCTGCACCTCGACCGTTCCGTTGAACGCGCCGTATGTGCTGTCGTGCCGAAACAGGTGGGCATTGGTCTTGACGTCGGTCAGGTCGTTCACGGCGGCGACCTCCAACGACGGATGCCGCTCCAGGATCGCCCTGAGCACCTGCCGGCCGATCCGCCCAAATCCGTTGATCCCGATCCGTGCCATACGCCGCCTCCCCTTCCCGACTCGTGCCTCTCGCCACCGCAGAGAGGACGCACCCCCTCCGAGGAAGGCCCGTCTCCTCTGATTCTACCCCGAACGGGGGCGTTTTCCCCCTAGGCCAGTCTTCCTTCCTCACGGCCGGAGGGCGCCACCCGGAGCGCCCCCCACTGCAGGGCGCTCACGCCCGCCAGCGAGCCAAGCGGCGCGGCGACCACCACGGCCTGCCGCACCGGCACTACATCAACCACCGACCCCATCGCCGCGAGCCATCCGCTTTGGTCCACAAGCCCCACCAGGAGATGGCGAAGAGCGCCTTGCGGGATATCGGTCAGCATCCGGTGCTGGGGAATGATGCGTCCCCCGTAGATCGCCGGTCGGGCGGCCGGCAGTGCGCCCAGATCCACCGTGTGCCGCTGCGCCGAAGCGAAGTAGTGGCGAAATCGCATCATCCGCATTTCTCGCCGCACCTCTTGCGGGCGGCTCCGGACATCGGGGGATGGGCGAAGTCGATGCAGGGTGATGTCCGGTGGGACCCTGGCCAGAATCGACTCGACCTCGACGTCCCGCTGGAGGGCCACCACGTGCTGCGGCCGGATGCGTCGCATCTCCTGCCCCCTGGCGTCGGCCGCGGCCGGACCCTCGACCCATCCCGTGGTGTCCACGACCACAACCTCGACCTGCCGCACGCGCGCCCACTCCACCGCCCGGACCGTTCCCTCGATCAGGTAGCGGTGGACGTTTCGCGGCGAGGTGTCTCCAACGAAGAACGCGGCGGCGGGGGGGAACTGCTCCATGCTGCGGACCGGAGTCCGCGCCACGGCCAGCCCGACGGTCGCCGGGGGCCCGATGTCGGACTGCCCGGTGTCGGCATCGACTACCACGACGGAACGCCCCGCCCGCAGTGCGGCGTTGGCGATCGCCGTAGCCGTGGTCGTCTTGCCCACGTCTACGGGCCCCAGCATCACGACGACGCCCCGAAGATCCGGGATCGCCTCCACCGTCTGCCGGGACTGAGGAACGTCCACGCTGCGGCCCTCGGGCCCGCGGGGGTGGCCGCTCGGGGCTCTACCCGGCGGCGCCCGCTTTCGCCTCCAACTTCTTCTTGATCCGCTTCAGACGGAACACATCCTCGCGCGCCCGCTGCTCCAGGACATCCCGGATGTAACGGATCTCGCCGCGGATGCGCGGGATGACCACCTGTTCGAGCGCGTTCACGCGCCGAGTGGTCTTCTTGATCTCCTCGCCGATCTTCCGGAGCGTGATCTCGGTGCTCGCCACCTCCAGGATCGCCCCGACCACCTCTTCGAAGTGGTCCGCGCTCTCGACGGTCCGCGCGGTGACCGCCACCGGATCCTGACCCCGGGCAAGAATCGATCGCCGGACGTCGTTGGTGGTGATCGTCGGGATGCGGGTCCCCCAGATATTTTTGGTCTCGATTTCTACTTCCAGCCGGCGCGAATCGGCGAGGGCGGCCCCTTCGAGCACCTCCCGACCCTCGACCGCCTTGGCGAGGCTCAGCAGCGTGTACGCTTCCTCCGCCGACTTGGTGAGGCGCTCGCGCGCGGCCAAGGCCCGGCGCACGATGTTAAAGAAATCGGCGACGAGCGCGTCGCGCTTGCGCTTCAGCAGATCGACCCCCTGCTGCGCCAGCTTGACCTGGTTTTGGCGCTGGAGCAGGTTCATCCGGGTTGGGCTGATCGTCTCAGCCATTCGGCACCCCCTCCTGCACCGCCGACGTCATCACCCCACCGCCCCCCGGTCTCATCCCGGTCGCTCACCCGGCCGAAACATCCGGTCCATCTGTTCGCCGAAGTAGTATTTGTCGACGTGGTCGCGGCTGATGCGGGTCAAGGCGCCCTTCGGGAAGGTCGAGAGCAGCTTCCAGCCCAGGGTCAGCGAATCTTGAATCGAGCGGTCCGCCTGGCCCTGCGCGATGAAGTCCTTCTCGAACCGATCGGCGAACCGGAGGTAGAGGCGGTCGTTCTCCGTCAACGCCTCTTCACCGATGATCGCGACGAGCCGGCGCAGATCCAGGCCTTGGGCGTAGGCGGAGTAGAGCTGGTCGGCCACCTGACGGTGGTCTTCGCGCGTCCGGCCTTTGCCGATCCCGTTGTTCATCAGCCGCGAGAGGCTGGGGAGCGGGTTGATCGGCGGATATCCGCCCTGCCGGTGAAGCGGCCGGCTGAGGACCAGTTGTCCCTCGGTGATGTACCCGGTCAGATCGGCGATCGGGTGGGTGATGTCATCGTCCGGCATCGTCAGGATCGGGAACTGGGTGATCGTGCCCTTCTTCCCTTTGATGCGGCCGGCGCGCTCATAGATGCTGGCGAGGTCGGTGTACATGTAGCCGGGGTAGCCGCGACGGCCCGGGATCTCCTCGCGGGCGGCCCCGATCTCCCGCAGCGCCTCGCAGTAGTTGGTCATATCGGTGAGGATGACGAGCACCTGCATATCGAGTTCGTAGGCGAGGTATTCGGCCACCGTCAGCGCCGCGCGCGGGGTCATCAACCGTTCGATCGTCGGGTCGTCGGCGAGGTTCATGAAGACGACGCTGCGCGCCAGCGCGCCGGTGCTCTCGAACTCGTGGATGAAGAACGCGGCCTCACGCTGGGTGATCCCCATGGCGCCGAACACGACCGAGAACTGCTCGGCCTCGCCGAGGACCTTCGCCTGACGGGCGATCTGGGCGGCGATCTCGTTCGCCGGCAGCCCCGCACCCGAGAAAATCGGCAGCTTCTGCCCGCGCACAAGCGTGTTCATGACGTCGATCGTCGAGATGCCCGTCTGGATGAACTCCGCCGGCTTCTCGCGGGCGACGGGGTTGATCGGTGCACCGAGGATGGGCAGCCGCTTTTCCGGGATGATCGGCGGCAGGCCGTCGATCGGGTCGCCCAGGCCGTTGAACCGCCGGCCGATCATCTCCCGGCTCACGCCGATCCGGGCGACGTCCTCGCGCAGGCTGAGCGACGTCTTCACCAGATCCATCCCGCGGGTCTCCTCGAACACCTGGATCACCGCGTTGCGTTCGGAAACCTCGATCACCTGGCCGCCGCGGGTGCTGCCGTCCTGGACGTGGATCTCCACGATCGCGCCGTAGGACAGGTCGCGGGCTCCCTCAACGAACAGGAGCGGCCCCGAGATGTAATTGATGCTGGTGTAGCGCTTGGTCGACAGCTGCATTGTCCGCGCTCCCTCTCCTAGGCTTGCGTCCCGGCACGGCGCCCGTCGCCGGGCGCCCCCACGGCGGCCCCGCCTTTGGCGTGCTCGCCGAAGGCCGCCGGCAGGGACTTCAGGAACTCATCGGCGTGCGCCCGGAACTTATCGTTCGCCACCTCTTTGAACCGGGCGATCTGCTCGTTCTGCGGGAGGTTGATGATCTCGTCGATCGCCATTCCGCGCTCGAGGGCGGCCGTGGCGGCCTCGTAAAAGCCCCGGATCGCTCGGACCATCCAGTAGGATTTCTCCAGCGAGCTGGAGGCGTCGATTTCGCTGAAGGCGCTCTGTTGCAGGAAGAATTCGCGAATCATCTTTCCGGTCTCGATCACCAACCGCTCCTGGTCCTGGAGGGCGTCGGGGCCGACGAGCTGGACCACCTCTTGCAGTCCCGCCTCCCGGGAGAGAATAGCGCTCACCCAGCTGCGCTGGTCGGTGAAGTCCTCGGCCACGTTCTTCGCGTACCAGGAGTTGAGCAGCGTCTCGTACAGACTGTAGGATCGGTTCCAGTTGATCGCCGGGAAGTGCCGCCGGTACGCCAGCTGCGCATCGAGCGACCAAAACGTTCCGACGATGCGGAGCGTGCTCTGGGTCACCGGTTCCGACAGGTCCCCGCCGGGGGGGCTGACGGCGCCCACCACGGTGACCGCTCCGACCCGCTCGTCCGCGCCGAGCACGACCGCCCGGCCCGCCCGCTCGTAGAAGGCGGAAAGGCGGCTGGCGAGGTACGGAGGATACCCTTCCTCCGCGGGCATCTCCTCGAGCCGGGACGAGATCTCCCGCAGCGCCTCCGCCCACCGGCTCGTCGAGTCGGCCATCAGAGCCACGCGGTAGCCCATGTCGCGGAAGTACTCCGCCATGGTCACCCCGGTGTAGATGCTCGCCTCGCGCGCCGCCACCGGCATGTTCGAGGTGTTGGCGACGAGGATCGTCCGCTCCATCAGCGGCCGGCCGTTCCGAGGATCTTCCAGTTCGGGGAACTCCGTCAGCACGTCGGTCATCTCGTTCCCGCGCTCGCCGCAGCCGACGTAGACGATGATATCCGCGTTCGACCACTTGGAGAGGGTCTGCTGCACGACGGTCTTGCCGCTCCCGAACGGCCCGGGCACCGCCGCCGTCCCCCCCATCGCCACTGGAAAGAGCACGTCCAGGATCCGCTGACCGGTCACGAAGAGCTCGGTCGGGTCGAGTTTGCGGCTGACCGGACGGGGGAAACGCACGGGCCACGTCTGCATCATCCGGAATTCGGTGCCGTCCCCGAGGCGTGCCACGACATCGGTGACGGTAAACTCACCGCTGCGAATCTCCGCGATCTCGCCCCCCGCGGCATCCGGCGGCACCATAATCCGATGCGCGTACGAATACTCCTGGACCTCCCCCAGGATGTCTCCCGGACCGACGCGGTCACCCTTCTTGACCTTGGGGACGAACGCCCACTTCCGGGCGCGGTCGAGCGACGTCACGATCACGCCGCGCGAGATGAAGTCCCCCTGAGCCTCCCGGATCTTGTCAAGCGGGCGCT
The sequence above is drawn from the bacterium genome and encodes:
- the secG gene encoding preprotein translocase subunit SecG; translated protein: MTNVVLIFHFVFAVAVIGVIVLQGPKGEGLGSIGGGGARLFHGPKPRETLLLRVTSSLAILFGATSLYLVLTHYGRLFP
- a CDS encoding nicotinate phosphoribosyltransferase; translation: MHRYVVDGTRRLHSATHREILAGLTTDIYFVRTMEILRSMGLAETPVVAEVFPSHDGVFVGVEELRYLLRDRGVKIHSLAEGERFSAREIVIRIEGPYAQFGMFETVLLGMLAQPSGWATAAQEIVTAAAGKPTYVFGARHVHPAVAPVMERAALIGGMRGAACILGAKLAGQQPVGTMPHAFILIVGDTVRAATAYHEQMPERVPRLVLVDTFTDEAVEALRVAEALGRDLNAIRLDTPRERGSVTPDLVREVRSRLDLAGHKDVQIFVSGGLTPERIRALTESGADAFGVGSHVSSASPIDMTMDLREVNGRPLAKRGRTPGRTPSARLRP
- a CDS encoding V-type ATP synthase subunit A, producing MAGTAGEITRISGPAVIARGLVGARMYDIVRVGKEKLIGEIIRLDGDTAFVQVYEDTSGLYVGEPVESTDAPLTLELGPGMLSSIYDGIQRPLDKIREAQGDFISRGVIVTSLDRARKWAFVPKVKKGDRVGPGDILGEVQEYSYAHRIMVPPDAAGGEIAEIRSGEFTVTDVVARLGDGTEFRMMQTWPVRFPRPVSRKLDPTELFVTGQRILDVLFPVAMGGTAAVPGPFGSGKTVVQQTLSKWSNADIIVYVGCGERGNEMTDVLTEFPELEDPRNGRPLMERTILVANTSNMPVAAREASIYTGVTMAEYFRDMGYRVALMADSTSRWAEALREISSRLEEMPAEEGYPPYLASRLSAFYERAGRAVVLGADERVGAVTVVGAVSPPGGDLSEPVTQSTLRIVGTFWSLDAQLAYRRHFPAINWNRSYSLYETLLNSWYAKNVAEDFTDQRSWVSAILSREAGLQEVVQLVGPDALQDQERLVIETGKMIREFFLQQSAFSEIDASSSLEKSYWMVRAIRGFYEAATAALERGMAIDEIINLPQNEQIARFKEVANDKFRAHADEFLKSLPAAFGEHAKGGAAVGAPGDGRRAGTQA
- the gap gene encoding type I glyceraldehyde-3-phosphate dehydrogenase, with protein sequence MARIGINGFGRIGRQVLRAILERHPSLEVAAVNDLTDVKTNAHLFRHDSTYGAFNGTVEVQDGRIVINGRRIEVLSEREPAKLPWKDRGVELVVESTGRFTDAKKAAGHLEGGAKRVVISAPATGEDVTVNMGVNHTAYDPAKHKIVSNGSCTTNCLSVTAMVLSRNFGIRSGFMNTVHSYTNDQVILDVVHHDLRRARAAALNIIPTTTGAAKAISLVLPELKGKLNGLALRVPTPTVSVVDLTVTLDKPATAEEINRAYKRAAGEELKGYLGYSEEPLVSMDFKGDPHSGIVDALSTMVVGDAVKVLSWYDNEWGYSCRVADLVVYMSSRGL
- a CDS encoding V-type ATP synthase subunit B, with amino-acid sequence MQLSTKRYTSINYISGPLLFVEGARDLSYGAIVEIHVQDGSTRGGQVIEVSERNAVIQVFEETRGMDLVKTSLSLREDVARIGVSREMIGRRFNGLGDPIDGLPPIIPEKRLPILGAPINPVAREKPAEFIQTGISTIDVMNTLVRGQKLPIFSGAGLPANEIAAQIARQAKVLGEAEQFSVVFGAMGITQREAAFFIHEFESTGALARSVVFMNLADDPTIERLMTPRAALTVAEYLAYELDMQVLVILTDMTNYCEALREIGAAREEIPGRRGYPGYMYTDLASIYERAGRIKGKKGTITQFPILTMPDDDITHPIADLTGYITEGQLVLSRPLHRQGGYPPINPLPSLSRLMNNGIGKGRTREDHRQVADQLYSAYAQGLDLRRLVAIIGEEALTENDRLYLRFADRFEKDFIAQGQADRSIQDSLTLGWKLLSTFPKGALTRISRDHVDKYYFGEQMDRMFRPGERPG
- a CDS encoding V-type ATP synthase subunit D, producing MAETISPTRMNLLQRQNQVKLAQQGVDLLKRKRDALVADFFNIVRRALAARERLTKSAEEAYTLLSLAKAVEGREVLEGAALADSRRLEVEIETKNIWGTRIPTITTNDVRRSILARGQDPVAVTARTVESADHFEEVVGAILEVASTEITLRKIGEEIKKTTRRVNALEQVVIPRIRGEIRYIRDVLEQRAREDVFRLKRIKKKLEAKAGAAG
- the tpiA gene encoding triose-phosphate isomerase, whose translation is MRTPLIAANWKMHMTVPQGLRLVAEVKAALRDLRGVEVVICPPATALAAVAEALRGTTFVLGGQTMHWEPQGAFTGEISAAMLVDVGCRAVLIGHSERRLYFGESDEAVGRKVRSAFAGGLVPIVCVGERLEERQAGETDGVITRQVRAAVREMAAPDLPRLVVAYEPVWAIGTGQTATGAEAGRVAGVVRRVLAAGGAAAAAGEVRILYGGSVKPDNIREFFEQPEIDGALVGGASLDSQAFAAIVRAATG
- a CDS encoding Clp1/GlmU family protein yields the protein MDVPQSRQTVEAIPDLRGVVVMLGPVDVGKTTTATAIANAALRAGRSVVVVDADTGQSDIGPPATVGLAVARTPVRSMEQFPPAAAFFVGDTSPRNVHRYLIEGTVRAVEWARVRQVEVVVVDTTGWVEGPAAADARGQEMRRIRPQHVVALQRDVEVESILARVPPDITLHRLRPSPDVRSRPQEVRREMRMMRFRHYFASAQRHTVDLGALPAARPAIYGGRIIPQHRMLTDIPQGALRHLLVGLVDQSGWLAAMGSVVDVVPVRQAVVVAAPLGSLAGVSALQWGALRVAPSGREEGRLA
- a CDS encoding phosphoglycerate kinase; this translates as MRKKTVRDIDVSGRRVFVRVDFNVPIEQGRISDDHRITAALPTIAYLRDHGAAVILASHLGRPKGPDPALRMDPVARRLAELLHRPVPKFDDCVGPEVDAAVGALAPGDVVLLENLRFHKEEEANDPAFARALASTAQIYVNDAFGTAHRAHASTVGVAKILPAVAGLLMERELLFLGKVLEAPTKPLVVILGGKKVEDKIGVIRNLLRLAQSMLIGGGMCYTFLRASGGQIGGSLCEEDKLDLAGELMGEANDRGVRLLLPLDVIAAQRPAADAEVRTVSARAIPDGWMGLDIGLRTEAAFGAPIAGAGTVLWNGPMGVFELAPFSGGTRAIAKAVAESCAESIVGGGDTASAVEQFGYADKMTHVSTGGGATLEFMEGKVLPGVAVLEDAT